One window of Chamaesiphon minutus PCC 6605 genomic DNA carries:
- the gap gene encoding type I glyceraldehyde-3-phosphate dehydrogenase, whose protein sequence is MTLKIGINGFGRIGRLVARIAMTHPELELVGVNDLVPADNLAYLFKYDSTHGTYSGTVVAQPDGISIDNRFVSCLAIKDPAELPWRKLGADYVVESTGFFTTFEGAQKHIQAGAKRVVISAPTKDPDKIRTVVMGVNHQEFDPATDEIISNASCTTNCLAPVAKVLHDTFGIAEGLMTTVHAMTATQLTVDGPNKKDWRSGRGAAQNIIPASTGAAKAVALVLPDLKGKLTGMAFRVGTADVSVIDLTFKTVKSTTYPDICAAMKAAAAGELNGILGYTEDKVVSMDFRTDPRSSIFDATAGIGLNANFFKVVAWYDNEWAYACRVIDLMLFMARKDGLI, encoded by the coding sequence ATGACACTTAAAATTGGTATCAACGGCTTCGGGAGGATCGGACGGCTAGTTGCACGAATTGCTATGACGCATCCCGAATTGGAACTAGTCGGTGTCAATGACCTTGTTCCCGCCGATAACCTTGCCTACCTGTTCAAATACGACTCCACCCACGGCACATATTCAGGCACCGTTGTAGCCCAGCCTGACGGCATCTCGATCGACAATCGCTTTGTATCCTGTCTGGCGATTAAAGATCCAGCCGAACTCCCTTGGCGCAAACTAGGAGCCGATTATGTAGTTGAATCCACTGGATTTTTTACTACCTTTGAGGGTGCCCAAAAACACATTCAAGCTGGAGCAAAACGAGTAGTCATCTCAGCCCCAACCAAAGACCCCGACAAGATTCGGACTGTGGTAATGGGAGTCAATCATCAGGAATTCGATCCAGCAACGGATGAAATTATCTCCAACGCAAGCTGCACCACTAACTGTCTGGCTCCAGTTGCCAAAGTCTTGCACGACACCTTTGGAATCGCCGAAGGCTTAATGACTACCGTTCATGCCATGACTGCCACCCAGCTAACTGTCGATGGCCCCAATAAAAAAGACTGGCGGAGCGGACGGGGAGCCGCTCAGAATATCATTCCCGCCTCAACTGGAGCGGCAAAAGCAGTCGCGCTCGTATTACCCGATCTCAAGGGAAAGTTGACGGGGATGGCGTTTCGGGTAGGCACTGCGGATGTTTCAGTCATCGACCTGACTTTTAAAACTGTCAAATCTACCACATATCCAGATATTTGTGCAGCGATGAAAGCGGCAGCGGCAGGAGAATTGAATGGCATCTTGGGCTATACCGAGGACAAGGTTGTGTCGATGGATTTCCGCACCGATCCTCGTTCGAGTATCTTTGATGCCACGGCAGGGATTGGTTTAAATGCCAACTTTTTCAAGGTGGTGGCTTGGTATGATAATGAGTGGGCTTATGCCTGTCGGGTTATCGATTTGATGCTGTTTATGGCAAGAAAGGATGGACTGATTTGA
- a CDS encoding 2-hydroxyacid dehydrogenase, producing MKVAIFSTKSYDRQFFTAANSQHQHQLTFLEPKLDRHTAILAKDATAVCIFVNDEVDKDTLEALASHHVSLIALRSAGYNNVDVEAAKNLGIKLVRVPAYSPYAVAEHTVGLILTLNRKLHRAYNRVREGNFSLEGLLGFDLHGRTIGIIGTGRIGTVTAQIMTGFGCKVIAYDPYRNPQCEEIGVQYMELSQLFSQSDIITLHCPLTPENHHLINKEAIVQMKPHVMLINTSRGALIDTDAIITALKSSQIGALGLDVYEQESALFFEDRSDRIMQDDTFARLMTFPNVMITGHQAFFTEDAMRAITYGRLRQR from the coding sequence GTGAAAGTTGCTATTTTTAGTACCAAGTCATACGATCGACAATTTTTTACAGCCGCTAATTCACAACATCAACATCAACTAACATTTTTAGAACCTAAACTCGATCGACACACCGCCATCCTTGCGAAAGATGCCACCGCTGTTTGTATCTTTGTGAATGATGAAGTCGATAAAGACACGTTAGAGGCTCTCGCTAGCCATCATGTCAGCCTCATTGCCTTGCGCTCTGCTGGGTATAACAATGTCGATGTCGAAGCTGCAAAAAATCTGGGCATCAAATTAGTGCGAGTTCCCGCCTATTCTCCCTATGCCGTCGCCGAACATACCGTGGGATTAATCCTGACACTCAATCGCAAATTACATCGCGCCTATAACCGCGTCCGTGAAGGCAATTTTTCACTCGAAGGATTGCTCGGATTCGATTTACACGGACGCACGATCGGAATTATCGGTACGGGCAGAATTGGCACAGTCACCGCTCAAATTATGACGGGGTTTGGTTGCAAAGTTATTGCATACGATCCCTACCGCAACCCCCAATGTGAGGAGATCGGAGTCCAATATATGGAGCTGTCCCAACTATTTTCCCAGTCAGATATTATTACCCTCCATTGTCCATTAACTCCAGAAAATCATCACTTAATTAATAAAGAGGCGATCGTCCAAATGAAGCCCCATGTGATGCTAATTAACACCAGTCGGGGCGCATTAATCGACACAGATGCGATTATTACTGCACTCAAATCATCCCAAATTGGTGCATTAGGATTAGATGTCTACGAACAAGAGTCAGCACTATTCTTTGAAGATCGATCCGATCGAATTATGCAAGACGATACCTTTGCCCGCCTGATGACTTTTCCAAATGTGATGATTACCGGACATCAGGCATTTTTTACTGAAGATGCAATGCGGGCGATTACCTACGGTAGGCTTCGCCAACGCTGA
- a CDS encoding pyruvate kinase, with the protein MVSQISKPSIESLHLSSPQELLSTLQQLRQTVESEGKATFDEWNPHIQRTAFIDSALNLAEYLALRRHDLRSLQAALMPWGLSSLGRIEGRVMPNLDAVIATLEVICGSQSDRHCQRPPVEFFFEGDRFLQQHTEELFGESSPHRRVRIMVTLDTEAATNYELVRGFIQRGANCMRINCAHDTPEIWQGAIDNIRRAERETGTPCKIMMDLGGPKIRTGAVFMPHHKKRVFKGDRIVLSRQVPESDSAADPAKSPHVKQFQTSCTIPSILDLLAVDTPVYIDDGKIWTQVVDTQYHIAHEQPGLLLEVTNTSPKGVKLKPEKGMNFPDTVLDLSPLTEQDLTDLDFVAAHADIVGYSFVQRPADIELLQQELAKRCEHRLSPPAIVAKIETAIAVSNLPELIVYAAGKGSFGVMIARGDLAVQIGYQRLTEIQEEMLWICEAAHIPVIWATQVLENLVKDGIPSRGEMSDVAMSERAECVMLNKGPFIAEAIDILDDVLTRMEAHQLKKTPQLRALHSW; encoded by the coding sequence ATGGTTAGTCAGATTTCCAAGCCTAGTATCGAATCACTTCATCTATCTAGTCCCCAGGAATTACTATCGACGCTGCAACAACTCCGCCAAACCGTTGAAAGCGAAGGAAAAGCCACCTTTGACGAGTGGAACCCACACATTCAGCGGACGGCGTTTATCGATAGTGCCCTAAATTTAGCTGAGTATTTAGCTTTGCGTCGGCACGATCTCCGCTCTCTTCAAGCTGCGCTGATGCCTTGGGGACTCTCCTCATTAGGTCGGATTGAAGGACGGGTGATGCCCAATCTCGATGCGGTAATTGCTACTTTAGAAGTCATCTGTGGCTCTCAATCGGATCGACATTGCCAGCGTCCGCCTGTCGAATTCTTCTTTGAGGGCGATCGATTTCTACAGCAGCACACGGAAGAATTGTTCGGTGAGTCCTCACCCCACCGTCGCGTCAGAATTATGGTCACGCTGGATACAGAAGCCGCCACCAACTATGAACTAGTGCGAGGTTTTATCCAACGTGGCGCAAACTGTATGCGGATTAATTGTGCCCACGACACTCCCGAAATCTGGCAAGGTGCGATCGATAATATCCGCCGCGCCGAACGAGAGACAGGCACGCCATGTAAAATCATGATGGACTTAGGCGGCCCCAAAATTCGCACTGGAGCTGTATTTATGCCACACCATAAGAAGCGGGTATTTAAGGGCGATCGCATTGTCCTATCGCGGCAAGTACCCGAATCCGATAGTGCCGCAGATCCCGCCAAATCGCCCCATGTAAAGCAGTTTCAGACTAGTTGTACGATTCCGAGTATTCTCGATTTATTAGCTGTTGACACCCCCGTATACATCGATGATGGCAAGATTTGGACTCAGGTAGTCGATACTCAATACCACATCGCCCACGAACAGCCAGGTCTATTATTAGAAGTGACTAATACTAGTCCCAAAGGAGTCAAACTCAAACCTGAAAAAGGGATGAATTTTCCAGATACAGTTTTAGATCTGAGTCCACTAACCGAACAAGATTTAACCGATCTGGATTTTGTCGCGGCTCATGCCGATATTGTCGGTTACTCATTTGTCCAACGACCTGCGGATATCGAATTACTCCAACAAGAGTTGGCTAAACGTTGCGAGCATCGACTGTCCCCACCCGCGATCGTTGCCAAGATTGAAACCGCAATTGCCGTCAGTAATCTGCCAGAATTAATCGTTTATGCCGCCGGAAAAGGATCTTTTGGAGTGATGATTGCCAGGGGCGATTTAGCCGTTCAAATTGGCTATCAGCGTCTCACCGAAATCCAGGAAGAAATGCTGTGGATTTGCGAAGCGGCGCATATTCCGGTGATTTGGGCTACCCAAGTATTAGAGAATTTGGTCAAAGATGGCATTCCTTCGAGGGGAGAAATGAGCGATGTTGCCATGTCCGAACGGGCTGAGTGTGTGATGTTAAATAAAGGGCCATTTATTGCTGAGGCGATCGATATTCTCGATGATGTGTTAACACGGATGGAAGCTCATCAATTGAAAAAAACACCCCAGTTGCGGGCACTCCATTCATGGTGA
- a CDS encoding PAS domain S-box protein, protein MHIPTFTLLIVEDFAPDRELYRRALSQDSRCVYQLLEAESVEAGLALCRSNIVDAILLDYALPDGDGLAFLAALDNQSNGSSPPVVMLTGVGNQGVAVRAMKLGAEDYLVKCDLTPQLLQSTIRSAIENTRLRLQLQQSQEQAELTLQAKNQQITTIWESMTDAYVTLDRQWRVVYTNLAATEIYRQTTGLTPAEYLGKSYWEVFPATVGTIVEQEYRRAVTDRVAVHFEVLYEPTDTWLEIHAYPSEIGLGLYFRDINQRKQNKAARLQAERERDRFFDLSLELLGVVNLDGYFVRINPACEQILGFTSAEIMAQPYLDFLHPDDIAASMAVLESLSAGNVLVNFENRYRRKDGSYCWILWSAILEPEHNLVYASGRDITERKRDEELLRQSEELTRRILESNRDCIKVLDLAGRLIYMNDYGQSLMEIDDFNTVARSQWLEFWQGSERELAQTAFSKALAGGVDRFDGYCATAKGTPKWWEVIVTPILAADGQVSQILSVSRDITERKQLEAQLRQRESQLQLFVKYVPVGVAMFDRDMCYLSASDVWLDCHELRDSRTERLRQRDIVGRSHYDLYPNLPQEWKERHQRCLAGAIESCEEDLFPRPDGAIDWVRWEARPWYTDTDEVGGIIMFSEIITERKLQSAALLQSERKFSAIFNQTFQLMGLVNLDGVVLDVNQAALDSIAASESEIVGKSFWDAPWWHTEQLQQQLKAAIATSASGQFVRYEVEFPNPNGGVTITDFSLKPMFDEVGRVESIVAEAHDISDRKHVERELKESEERLQTGIEVAGVGLARFDYATNLVALSPEAAALYGFAPNQLVVTREQIHDTFHPDERAELEEIIAQVIDPAGTGWFARDHRVMWPTGEVRCLSVRKQVVFDRSGAVARPSYAILAAIDITDRRQAQADLEQRNQELDSFVYVVSHDLKAPLRGIANLSEWIEDDLEGSLSVANQEQMTLLRSRVYKMQATIDGLLDYARIGQLDETIESVAVAKLLVDVIDSIAPPPTFTIELPPALPMLSTRRLPLFQVLANLIGNGIKHHDRVDGSIQVSIEDRGDCYEFAIADDGPGIAPEHHDRMFKIFQAVNPQNRSDSTGIGLAIVKKIVEAEGGTIWLESELDRGTTFYFTWLKC, encoded by the coding sequence ATGCACATCCCCACCTTCACATTACTCATTGTTGAAGACTTTGCGCCAGATAGAGAGCTATATCGACGCGCTCTGAGCCAAGACTCAAGGTGTGTGTATCAACTGTTGGAAGCAGAATCTGTCGAAGCGGGGCTAGCATTGTGCCGATCGAATATAGTTGATGCGATTCTGCTTGATTATGCGCTGCCGGATGGGGATGGGCTGGCATTTCTAGCAGCACTAGACAATCAAAGTAATGGCAGTAGTCCACCAGTGGTGATGTTGACGGGAGTGGGCAACCAAGGAGTTGCAGTTCGAGCTATGAAACTGGGAGCAGAAGATTATTTGGTCAAGTGCGACCTGACACCACAACTATTGCAATCTACGATCCGAAGTGCAATCGAAAATACCCGCCTCCGGCTGCAATTGCAGCAGTCTCAAGAGCAAGCTGAACTCACGCTGCAAGCCAAGAATCAGCAGATTACGACGATTTGGGAAAGCATGACCGATGCGTATGTCACGCTCGATCGCCAGTGGCGAGTCGTTTACACCAATCTGGCGGCAACTGAAATATATCGCCAAACTACTGGTCTAACACCAGCAGAATATTTGGGTAAAAGTTATTGGGAAGTGTTTCCCGCGACGGTGGGCACGATTGTCGAGCAGGAATATCGCCGAGCTGTGACCGATCGAGTGGCTGTGCATTTTGAGGTATTGTACGAGCCAACTGACACTTGGTTAGAGATTCATGCTTATCCCTCGGAGATCGGCTTAGGGCTTTATTTTAGGGATATTAACCAACGCAAGCAGAATAAAGCGGCACGGCTTCAAGCCGAGCGAGAGCGAGATCGATTCTTCGATTTATCGCTCGAGCTGCTGGGAGTTGTCAATCTGGATGGATATTTCGTGCGGATCAATCCAGCTTGCGAACAAATTCTCGGTTTCACTAGTGCCGAAATCATGGCACAACCCTATCTCGACTTCTTACATCCTGACGATATCGCAGCATCGATGGCTGTGCTTGAAAGCTTGAGCGCAGGTAATGTGTTAGTTAATTTTGAGAATCGCTATCGCCGCAAGGATGGATCTTATTGCTGGATTTTGTGGAGTGCGATCCTAGAGCCAGAGCACAACTTAGTCTATGCCAGTGGGCGTGATATTACCGAACGGAAGCGCGATGAAGAACTACTCCGCCAGAGTGAAGAATTAACCCGTCGCATCTTAGAAAGCAATCGCGACTGTATCAAAGTTCTGGACTTAGCAGGTCGGTTGATTTATATGAACGATTACGGACAGTCACTGATGGAAATTGATGACTTCAATACTGTCGCTAGGAGTCAATGGCTCGAATTCTGGCAAGGTAGCGAACGAGAATTGGCTCAAACTGCTTTTAGCAAAGCGTTGGCAGGGGGAGTCGATCGATTTGATGGTTATTGTGCGACTGCCAAAGGTACGCCGAAATGGTGGGAAGTAATTGTGACACCGATCCTCGCTGCCGATGGTCAGGTCAGCCAAATTTTATCGGTTTCGCGCGATATTACCGAGCGCAAACAGTTAGAAGCCCAATTGCGCCAACGAGAATCACAATTGCAGCTCTTTGTTAAATACGTACCAGTGGGAGTCGCGATGTTCGATCGAGACATGTGCTATCTGAGTGCTAGCGATGTCTGGCTCGATTGCCACGAGCTACGCGATTCTCGTACCGAGAGGCTACGCCAACGAGATATTGTGGGACGATCTCACTACGATCTTTATCCCAATCTGCCCCAAGAGTGGAAAGAAAGGCACCAGCGTTGTCTTGCTGGTGCGATCGAAAGTTGCGAAGAAGATCTATTTCCGCGTCCCGATGGAGCGATCGATTGGGTGCGCTGGGAAGCTCGTCCTTGGTATACCGATACCGATGAAGTTGGCGGCATCATTATGTTCTCGGAGATTATCACCGAGCGTAAACTCCAGTCAGCCGCACTACTTCAGAGCGAACGGAAGTTTAGTGCCATTTTCAACCAAACTTTCCAGTTGATGGGATTAGTAAACCTGGACGGGGTGGTGCTGGATGTCAATCAAGCCGCCTTAGACTCGATCGCGGCTTCAGAGTCCGAAATCGTTGGTAAAAGCTTTTGGGACGCGCCCTGGTGGCATACAGAGCAGTTACAGCAGCAACTGAAAGCGGCGATCGCCACTTCCGCCAGCGGTCAATTTGTGCGCTATGAAGTAGAATTTCCCAATCCCAATGGCGGGGTAACGATTACCGACTTTTCGCTCAAACCGATGTTCGATGAGGTCGGACGAGTTGAATCGATCGTCGCAGAAGCCCACGATATCAGCGATCGCAAACACGTCGAACGAGAACTCAAAGAATCCGAGGAGCGGTTGCAGACGGGGATTGAAGTGGCTGGTGTCGGGCTAGCTAGGTTTGACTATGCTACGAATTTGGTTGCACTCTCGCCAGAAGCAGCCGCGCTCTATGGATTTGCGCCTAACCAGCTAGTCGTGACGCGAGAACAGATCCACGATACATTTCATCCAGACGAACGCGCCGAACTCGAAGAAATTATCGCCCAAGTAATCGATCCAGCGGGTACGGGTTGGTTTGCTCGCGATCATCGGGTGATGTGGCCCACTGGTGAAGTCCGTTGCTTGAGCGTCCGCAAGCAAGTCGTTTTCGACCGATCGGGTGCCGTGGCACGTCCGAGTTATGCCATTCTGGCGGCGATTGATATTACCGATCGCCGACAAGCTCAAGCTGATTTAGAACAGCGCAATCAAGAGCTAGACAGCTTTGTCTATGTTGTCTCTCACGATCTCAAAGCACCGCTCCGAGGAATTGCCAATCTGTCCGAATGGATCGAGGATGACTTGGAAGGATCGCTCAGTGTCGCCAATCAAGAGCAAATGACACTGTTACGCAGCCGAGTGTATAAGATGCAGGCCACGATCGATGGTTTGCTCGACTATGCCCGCATCGGTCAATTGGATGAAACAATCGAGTCAGTTGCAGTTGCCAAACTGTTGGTTGATGTCATCGATTCGATCGCCCCACCGCCGACATTTACGATCGAGCTACCGCCAGCTCTGCCAATGCTATCTACTAGACGGCTGCCCTTGTTCCAGGTACTCGCCAATCTCATCGGCAATGGCATCAAACATCACGATCGAGTGGATGGCTCGATCCAGGTTTCGATCGAGGATCGCGGTGACTGCTATGAATTTGCGATCGCTGACGATGGCCCAGGAATCGCGCCAGAGCATCACGATCGGATGTTTAAGATCTTCCAAGCCGTGAATCCGCAAAATCGATCGGACAGTACGGGGATCGGGTTGGCAATTGTCAAGAAAATTGTCGAAGCCGAAGGTGGTACTATTTGGCTGGAGTCCGAACTCGATCGGGGTACGACATTTTACTTTACCTGGCTCAAGTGTTAG
- a CDS encoding BsuBI/PstI family type II restriction endonuclease — MEFTAQQKEKLNEAKALLTALGLPKAQCKDRSAWVFLALANIKPSDDWSSSTATLLLIVNIMKFIRNEYGMDYKTGSRETIRKYTLHQFEQARIVDRNRDDPTRATNSKDNNYSLNQSILEILAEYPHGGWLGKVQNYKDAVPELKAQYDRALDLHKIPISLPSGETITLSPGKHNQLHADIIHEFCSRFIGTGGRLLYIGDTASSRKEGGKLMFLEAEYLESLGVTPMSHEKLPDVVVYDEDREWLFLIEAVTSHGPISPKRWVELEEAFKDCKVGLVYVTAFPDRAEFRKNAADIAWETEVWIADNPDHLIHFNGERFLGPHVKAT, encoded by the coding sequence TTGGAATTTACGGCACAGCAAAAAGAGAAACTTAATGAAGCAAAAGCATTGTTGACTGCCTTGGGGCTGCCAAAAGCACAGTGTAAAGATCGATCGGCATGGGTCTTTTTGGCTCTGGCTAATATAAAACCTTCGGATGACTGGAGTTCATCAACAGCAACGCTTTTATTAATTGTGAACATCATGAAATTCATTCGTAATGAATATGGAATGGACTATAAGACGGGTAGCCGCGAAACCATTAGAAAATACACACTTCATCAATTCGAGCAAGCCCGTATTGTCGATCGAAACCGAGATGACCCTACGCGAGCAACCAATAGCAAAGACAATAACTATTCATTGAATCAGTCAATATTGGAGATTCTGGCGGAATATCCACACGGCGGCTGGCTGGGGAAAGTTCAAAATTACAAGGACGCTGTGCCCGAATTGAAGGCACAATACGACCGCGCTCTCGATCTGCACAAAATTCCAATTAGCTTACCCAGCGGCGAAACCATCACACTCTCACCTGGTAAGCATAACCAGCTTCACGCCGACATTATTCACGAATTCTGTTCGCGCTTCATCGGTACTGGCGGTCGATTGTTATACATTGGTGATACCGCCAGCAGTCGAAAAGAAGGCGGAAAACTGATGTTTTTAGAAGCCGAATACCTGGAATCATTGGGTGTAACCCCAATGTCACATGAAAAATTGCCAGATGTTGTGGTGTATGACGAAGATCGGGAATGGCTATTTTTGATTGAAGCAGTTACGAGTCATGGCCCTATATCCCCAAAGCGGTGGGTTGAACTTGAGGAAGCCTTCAAAGATTGTAAGGTTGGTCTTGTATATGTGACAGCATTTCCAGACCGTGCTGAATTTCGCAAGAATGCGGCTGATATTGCATGGGAAACTGAAGTGTGGATTGCTGATAATCCAGACCATCTGATTCATTTTAATGGTGAGCGTTTCCTCGGCCCTCATGTAAAAGCAACTTAA
- a CDS encoding Eco57I restriction-modification methylase domain-containing protein — MNRQALLESKDDIISLQSAFLRSKSLESRKTLGQFFTGLAVSDYMASLVVKPKSKTIRILDAGAGTGMLTASTALHCLGMGCKTVHAVLYELDYEAVANLKQTLNIIQRKFSKQLATFTYEICCQDFVLARPDKEETIQPFDISVINPPYFKYSAKDSPYARAVADLYQGDPNIYASFMAVVMACMKVGGQMVTITPRSFTNGLYFRSFREYLLTESAISLIHIFKHRDKVFKNVDSAVLQENIICYFIKGSNADTITVRSSDCDVSINHAEEKQYPIHLIVDPSNDQRLIRIPESAYAAGILQQAETLKTTFEGAGYFISTGRVVEHRARQYITEDTSSENTVPLYRPHNVTPLTATWVGNHKKDVSFKLNEHHDKHTMKNGNYVLLKRFSSKDEKRRLVASVHLAKMHCRESIGFGNKINYIGILGGELSTIEAYGLATVLNSSFMDKYFRCISGNTQVNATEIRVMKFPSRDQVKEIGEQAYKLKLFETAKIDLIVNPVLGVMNLT, encoded by the coding sequence TTGAATCGGCAAGCACTTCTTGAATCAAAAGACGATATTATTAGCCTTCAAAGTGCGTTTCTCAGATCTAAATCATTGGAAAGTAGGAAGACATTGGGGCAATTCTTCACAGGATTGGCTGTGTCTGATTACATGGCATCTCTGGTCGTCAAGCCCAAAAGTAAGACTATTCGCATTCTCGACGCTGGCGCAGGAACTGGTATGTTAACTGCGTCTACTGCTTTGCATTGCTTAGGTATGGGTTGTAAGACTGTTCACGCTGTACTATATGAACTTGACTATGAGGCAGTTGCCAACCTTAAACAAACGCTAAATATCATTCAGCGCAAGTTTTCTAAACAACTAGCAACCTTCACTTATGAAATCTGTTGTCAAGACTTTGTGCTTGCTAGACCAGATAAAGAAGAAACCATTCAGCCCTTCGATATATCAGTAATCAACCCGCCATACTTTAAATACAGTGCGAAAGATTCACCTTATGCTAGAGCGGTAGCCGATCTGTATCAAGGCGATCCGAATATATATGCTTCATTCATGGCAGTTGTAATGGCTTGCATGAAGGTTGGGGGACAGATGGTAACGATAACACCTCGCAGTTTCACAAATGGACTTTATTTCAGGAGTTTTCGTGAATACTTACTAACTGAATCAGCAATAAGCTTAATTCATATTTTCAAACACAGAGACAAGGTGTTTAAGAATGTTGACTCAGCGGTGCTTCAAGAAAATATTATTTGCTATTTCATTAAAGGCAGTAATGCCGATACCATAACAGTTCGATCGAGTGACTGCGATGTCAGCATCAACCATGCCGAAGAGAAACAATATCCGATTCATTTAATTGTCGATCCTTCAAATGACCAAAGACTAATTAGAATTCCTGAATCAGCTTACGCCGCTGGCATTTTGCAGCAAGCTGAAACCTTGAAAACCACTTTTGAAGGTGCTGGGTATTTTATTTCGACTGGTCGTGTGGTCGAACATCGTGCCCGCCAATACATCACCGAAGACACCAGCTCAGAAAATACAGTTCCGCTTTACCGTCCACACAATGTGACCCCACTAACCGCAACTTGGGTAGGTAATCATAAGAAAGACGTATCCTTTAAGCTTAATGAACACCATGATAAACATACGATGAAAAATGGTAATTATGTGTTGCTAAAACGTTTTTCTTCCAAAGACGAAAAGCGGCGTTTGGTCGCTAGCGTTCACCTCGCCAAAATGCACTGTCGTGAATCGATTGGTTTTGGTAACAAGATAAATTATATTGGCATATTAGGTGGTGAGCTATCTACTATTGAAGCCTACGGTCTTGCGACTGTTCTTAATTCATCATTCATGGATAAGTATTTCAGGTGCATTTCAGGCAATACACAAGTAAATGCTACTGAAATCAGGGTAATGAAATTTCCATCCCGCGACCAAGTGAAAGAAATCGGTGAGCAAGCTTACAAGCTGAAGCTTTTTGAAACGGCTAAAATTGATTTAATCGTGAACCCAGTTCTTGGTGTAATGAATTTAACATAA
- a CDS encoding type II toxin-antitoxin system YhaV family toxin — protein sequence MGALIRNGWEIYFHRQLFGEQRRQLRERVKQLKAELPEADYLTHPDVKLLAAVMVGIKEKIVLDPLATQFALTGPLRRYGRMKGMGLPQRYRLFFRAFTSEERQVLIVLWLGYPRKAGDKQDCYEVFTKMVGNGDFPDNLPELLMATDE from the coding sequence ATGGGCGCACTCATCCGCAATGGTTGGGAAATTTACTTCCATAGGCAGCTATTTGGCGAACAACGACGACAACTACGGGAACGGGTGAAGCAGTTGAAAGCCGAGTTACCAGAAGCAGATTATCTCACACATCCCGATGTGAAGCTGTTAGCCGCAGTGATGGTGGGAATTAAGGAGAAGATCGTCCTAGATCCGCTGGCTACTCAATTTGCCTTGACTGGCCCGCTGCGGCGATATGGCAGGATGAAGGGGATGGGGCTACCACAGCGTTATCGGTTGTTTTTCAGGGCTTTTACCAGTGAGGAGCGGCAAGTTCTAATTGTGCTGTGGTTGGGTTATCCACGCAAGGCTGGGGATAAGCAAGATTGCTATGAGGTGTTTACCAAGATGGTCGGGAATGGCGATTTTCCAGATAATTTGCCAGAATTGTTGATGGCTACTGATGAATGA
- a CDS encoding 2,3-bisphosphoglycerate-dependent phosphoglycerate mutase has translation MAQLILVRHGQSLWNALNKFTGWVDVPLSERGRAEATIASCRLSGYRVNVCFTSKLIRAIETATICLTENDDICGGKIPIIKHEQPDADWRGWDSYDGNPAEELPIFTNAALDERFYGELQGLNKADTAAKYGNEQVQKWRRSYSVRPPGGESLEDTQQRVVAYFNSRILPHLRAGDNVLIAAHGNSLRWRSLSFGESIIMMLDRLSPDEVTALELATGVPIVYELDAAGGSIGKQILND, from the coding sequence ATGGCTCAACTAATTTTGGTTCGGCATGGTCAGAGCCTCTGGAACGCCCTCAATAAGTTCACGGGATGGGTAGATGTACCCCTGAGCGAACGCGGTCGTGCTGAGGCGACAATTGCTTCCTGTCGGCTTAGTGGTTATCGAGTGAATGTCTGTTTCACGAGTAAATTAATTCGGGCAATTGAAACAGCAACAATTTGTCTAACCGAAAATGATGACATCTGCGGTGGCAAAATTCCGATTATTAAACACGAGCAACCCGACGCAGATTGGCGCGGCTGGGACAGCTATGATGGTAATCCGGCGGAAGAACTACCTATTTTTACGAATGCTGCCCTCGATGAGCGGTTTTATGGTGAGTTGCAGGGTTTAAATAAAGCGGATACGGCTGCTAAGTACGGCAACGAACAGGTGCAAAAGTGGCGCAGATCTTACAGTGTTCGACCTCCGGGCGGCGAGAGCTTGGAGGATACCCAACAGCGGGTGGTTGCTTATTTTAACAGCCGGATTCTGCCCCATTTACGCGCAGGTGATAATGTCTTAATTGCCGCACATGGTAACTCATTGCGTTGGCGGAGCCTCTCCTTTGGAGAATCGATTATCATGATGCTCGATAGGTTGAGTCCAGATGAAGTGACAGCACTAGAACTGGCAACGGGTGTACCGATCGTGTATGAACTGGATGCTGCTGGAGGATCGATCGGCAAACAGATTTTGAACGATTGA